The proteins below come from a single Zea mays cultivar B73 chromosome 8, Zm-B73-REFERENCE-NAM-5.0, whole genome shotgun sequence genomic window:
- the LOC103634811 gene encoding reticulon-like protein B1 yields MAAAAMNGHYLHAFGRERTTLHAALGGRRAADVILWRDKAASACILAAATAAWGLFEVAEYHLVTVACYVAMVAMLVSFVWTNASAFFNMDRWYGIARPTLTAKRMVMVCLGREPARTATPMRMRARQPDKTMVLRAQPPVSAGSFEFDIWISHRSVSYHEPVQGTAR; encoded by the exons atggcagcagcagcgatgaacgGGCACTATTTGCATGCATTTGGCAGGGAGAGGACGACGCTCCACGCCGCCCTCGGTGGGCGCAGAG CCGCGGACGTCATCCTGTGGAGGGACAAGGCGGCCTCGGCGTGCATCCTGGCCGCGGCGACGGCGGCGTGGGGCCTGTTCGAGGTGGCGGAGTACCACCTCGTCACGGTGGCGTGCTACGTCGCCATGGTCGCCATGCTCGTCTCCTTCGTCTGGACCAACGCTTCTGCGTTCTTCAACAT GGACAGATGGTATGGTATTGCCCGACCGACACTGACAGCGAAACGCATGGTTATGGTCTGTCTCGGTCGCGAACCGGCGAGAACAGCGACGCCGATGCGCATGCGCGCACGCCAACCGGATAAAACCATGGTGCTCCGTGCGCAGCCCCCGGTTTCTGCCGGTTCGTTCGAGTTCGACATATGGATCAGCCACCGGTCGGTCTCGTACCACGAGCCCGTTCAGGGCACGGCCCGTTAG